In Mercurialis annua linkage group LG5, ddMerAnnu1.2, whole genome shotgun sequence, a single genomic region encodes these proteins:
- the LOC126681677 gene encoding uncharacterized protein LOC126681677 — protein MAKIAPPHQSMQANHAEVQAMHREQLQQQQQRNVAYTYRHIILAYMGLKPTKFDGSKDALDFLEEVEQYVTEFTRSSRFAPDLTADPVRVNSRFVEGLGPEFVSLTFDTGKPLVQLIDSARQMKVSLIRFKRTPDPSNIVPIRKRKRARHGSRASASDTGFGARPMSGVGSGAPICPTCNKRHYEVCHNVSGACFYCGQQDHFARDCPRQMPRGLMNTVAQPSYHQQRTTHQAASGYDQTGSTFTSQRGRGWWKSGQGFCIESLVGSGFQCYCASFANKLGVQLAYLKNPLSVAAPLVESVKVSIVYPSCPVSVQGRDLFVELILLKHYANVDCRKKTVTFNTPGIEPVSIQGDKKKSPMSIVSAIKGCHMLRKGCQGFLAIVRDMEKKYVELSDVPVVSEYPDVFPEELPGLPPDREIEFCIELAPGTKPISIPLYRMAPT, from the exons ATGGCTAAGATCGCGCCACCTCATCAATCCATGCAAGCCAATCATGCTGAGGTGCAGGCTATGCATCGGGAACAACTGCAGCAGCAACAACAACGTAATGTTGCTTATACTTATCGACACATCATTTTGGCTTACATGGGCCTTAAGCCAACAAAGTTTGACGGTTCTAAAGATGCTCTAGACTTCCTGGaggaagtagaac agtatgtgaccGAGTTTACGAGGTCTAGTAGATTTGCGCCAGATCTGACTGCAGATCCAGTAAGGGTGAAttcgaggtttgtagagggcTTAGGACCTGAATTCGTGAGTTTGACATTTGATACAGGAAAACCTTTggtgcaactgattgatagcGCCAGGCAGATGAAGGTTTCTTTGATCCGGTTTAAGAGGACTCCTGATCCTTCTAACATTGTGCCCATAAGGA AACGCAAGAGAGCTCGACATGGATCTCGAGCTAGTGCGTCCGACACAGGGTTTGGTGCCAGACCTATGAGCGGTGTAGGAAGTGGAGCTCCTATCTGTCCGACTTGTAATAAGAGGCACTATGAAGTGTGCCACAACGTTTCTGGAGCTTGTTTTTATTGTGGCCAGCAGGATCACTTTGCTAGGGATTGTCCACGACAGATGCCTCGAGGCTTAATGAATACAGTAGCGCAACCTTCCTATCATCAGCAGAGAACTACACATCAggcagcgtcaggatatgatcagacgGGAAGCACATTCACTAGCCAGAGAGGCCGAG GCTGGTGGAAGTCAGGCCAAGGTTTTTGCATTGAATCCTTAgtaggctcaggcttccaatgctatTGTGCAAG CTTTGCTaataagttaggagtgcaactaGCATATCTTAAGAATCCCTTATCAGTAGCCGCTCCATTAGTTGAAAGCGTgaaagttagtatcgtttatccatCTTGTCCCGTGAgtgttcaaggacgagatttgtttgTGGAATTGATCTTACTTAAG cactatgccaatgtggattgtcggAAAAAGACAGTAACATTTAACACGCCCGGAATTGAACcagtttcaattcagggtgacaAGAAAAAATCTCCTATGAGTATCGTTTCAGCTATTAAAGGTTGCCATATGTTAAGgaaaggatgtcaaggatttcTAGCCATAGTACGAGACATGGAGAAGAAATATGTGGAATTAAGCGATGTACCAGTAGTATCGGAATATCCAGATGTCTtcccagaggaattacctggattacccccagatcgcgagataGAGTTTTGTATCGAGTTGGCTCCCGGTACGAAGCCGATATCAATACCTCTTTATCGCATGGCACCTACATAG
- the LOC126681675 gene encoding uncharacterized protein LOC126681675, translating to MELTYFNDELQLVWMRVRGWIVLLIKLYKNSYFVFRALFNHVATPARRSGSLSVRPSPIQVIRSLYLESLIEHVMFDIQISRFRCSYFLFMSDILKLGKRGHSGAKMPNRILERRIVKGEGLSRANDGEGTMGAQGHGDRVSQREIVGQQDRNVEDEAESRDSTDHELESKARAHLDPVILAQTIIATQQAQDTRRKPGDIIEHAKKCGAFDFHGSIDSKEADRWLRVTDKSFNTSKLTDVQKVSNVYGFLHDTADAWFARIRLLLGDQLTWEIFKTEFRREYLTEPYNAERQNEFIALKQGSMTMWEYIDKFEELYKFKEGLQNVLKNELSLYEGTHFRGWVEKAIEKEKLREELEQESKQKAFVWTEKQGGFNKGTSSFQQRKSNTGGSRGNNIPWSWSGSQRPQSYDSNFSARQPASSVGNVASKKRSITCFECGGMGHIRRDCPSLSQFSSGRGSGFQCTANRGGRTSGFDRGSGRGSIFNANKKGGASTSTQPMQGTQNTRPVVQPRVFALTQQEVAASPDVISGRLTIFGRHAYVLIDPGATYSFIMSSFISCIPREKSVMNHALVVDLPLGDHKFEVDLAPLALQMFDVILGEKSSEHYGTVSSLSARRMLKKGCEAYLAYVIDTEKEGIKLENILVVNEFADVFPDDLPGLPLDREIEFSVDLLSGTNPISQAPYRMAPAELKELKVQLQELLDKGYIRPSFSPWGAPVLFVKKKDGTMRLCIDYKQLNKIKNPDVPKTAFRTRYGHYEFLVMPFGLTNAPAAFMDLMNRVFKPYLDSFVIVFIDDILMYSRSEEEHAYRVYVLPTCRTIAASLTNCKIDKRSYTCPNYAILVDQKTLREKQLYAKFSKCEFWLEKVVFLGHVISAEGIYVDPKKVEAIINSNSPSNVHEVRSFLGLAGYYRRFVKDFSIIASQLTKLLRKDVKFMWSQQLMLPRIIWVMY from the exons ATGGAATTGACATATTTTAATGATGAATTGCAATTAGTATGGATGCGTGTAAGGGGCTGGATTGTATTGCTGATAAAA CTCTATAAgaactcgtactttgt GTTTCGTGCATTGTTTAATCACGTAGCTACTCCAGCTCGTCGGTCTGGTAGCTTATCGGTACGTCCGTCACCTATTCAAGttatac GTTCCTTATATCTTGAATCCCTAATCGaacacgttatgttcgatatccaaatttctcgttttcggtGTTCGTATTTCCTTTTTATGTCCGACATTCTTAAACtcggaaaacggggtcatagcggggCAAAAATGCCTAATAGG ATTTTGGAAAGAAGAATTG tgaagggagaagggctgAGCCGTGCTAATGATGGAGAAGG GACCATGGGAGCTCAAGGTCATGGAGACAGGGTTTCTCAACGTGAGATTGTTGGCCAACAGGATAGGAATGTAGAGGATGAGGCAGAGTCTAGGGATAGTACTGATCATGAACTAGAGTCTAAGGCTAGGGCTCAT CTAGATCCTGTTATCTTAGCACAAACTATCATTGCTACTCAGCAAGCTCAGGATACAAGAAGAAAACCTGGGGATATCATTGAACATGCTAAAAAGTGTGGAGCATTTGATTTTCATGGCTCCATTGATTCCAAAGAAGCAGATAGATGGCTCAGAGTTACAGATAAGTCATTTAACACTTCAAAGCTGACAGATGTGCAGAAGGTCAGTAATGTTTATGGCTTCCTACATGATACAGCAGATGCATGGTTTGCTAGGATCAGATTGTTATTAGGAGATCAGTTGACCTGGGAGATATTCAAGACCGAGTTCCGCAGGGAGTATTTAACTGAACCATACAATGCAGAAAGGCAGAATGAGTTTATTGCTCTAAAGCAGGGTTCAATGACAATGTGGGAATACATCGATAAATTTGAAGAACTTTACAA ATTCAAAGAGGGGTTGCAAAATGTTTTGAAGAATGAACTATCATTGTATGAGGGAACACATTTCAGAGGCTGGGTAGAGAAGGcgatagaaaaagaaaagctgAGAGAAGAGCTTGAACAAGAGAGTAAACAAAAAGCTTTTGTTTGGACTGAAAAACAAGGGGGGTTTAACAAGGGAACTAGCTCATTTCAACAGAGAAAATCAAATACGGGAGGATCTAGAGGTAACAACATACCCTGGTCTTGGTCTGGTTCACAGAGACCTCAGTCATATGATAGCAATTTCTCAGCGAGACAACCAGCATCTAGTGTCGGTAATGTGGCTAGCAAGAAGAGATCTATAACTTGCTTTGAGTGTGGTGGCATGGGACATATTAGAAGGGATTGTCCTAGTTTGTCACAATTTAGCTCAGGTCGTGGCAGCGGTTTCCAATGTACTGCAAATAGAGGTGGTCGAACGTCAGGCTTTGATAGAGGCTCGGGTCGAGGTTCTATCTTTAATGCGAATAAGAAAGGCGGAGCCTCAACTTCAACACAACCTATGCAAGGTACTCAGAATACTAGACCTGTTGTACAACCTAGAGTATTTGCTTTGACTCAACAAGAGGTAGCGGCTTCTCCAGATGTTATTTCTGGTAGGTTAACTATCTTTGGTAGGCATGCTTATGTTTTAATTGACCCTGGTGCAACATATTCTTTCATTATGTCATCATTTATATCATGCATACCTCGAGAAAAGAGTGTGATGAATCATGCTTTAGTTGTAGATTTGCCA CTTGGGGATCATAAGTTTGAGGTAGATTTAGCACCTTTGGCGCTTCAAATGTTCGATGTTATACTTG GTGAGAAGAGTTCAGAACACTATGGAACGGTATCATCTTTATCCGCTAGAAGAATGTTGAAGAAGGGTTGTGAAGCATACTTGGCATATGTTATAGATACAGAAAAGGAAGGCATAAAACTTGAAAATATTCTTGTTGTGAATGAATTTGCTGATGTATTTCCTGACGATCTACCAGGCTTACCACTAGATAGAGAGATTGAATTTAGTGTTGATTTGCTATCAGGCACTAACCCTATTTCTCAAGCCCCGTATAGAATGGCTCCGGCTGAGTTGAAAGAACTAAAGGTGCAGTTGCAAGAATTGCTTGATAAAGGTTACATTAGACCTAGTTTTTCACCTTGGGGAGCTCCGGTgttatttgttaaaaagaaaGATGGAACTATGAGATTGTGTATTGATTACAAACAATTAAACAAG ATTAAGAATCCAGATGTTCCTAAGACTGCATTTAGGACTCGATATGGTCACTATGAATTCCTTGTTATGCCATTCGGGTTAACTAATGCTCCAGctgctttcatggatttgatgaacaGAGTTTTCAAGCCTTATCTAGATAGCTTTGTAATTGTATTCATCGATGATATCTTGATGTATTCTAGATCTGAGGAAGAGCACGCAT ATAGAGTATATGTTCTGCCTACTTGTAGAACTATAGCTGCATCTTTAACTAATTGTAAAATCGATAAAAGGAGTTATACATGTCCAAATTATGCCATTCTTGTAGACCAGAAG ACTTTAAGAGAAAAACAGTTGTACGCCAAGTTTAGCAAGTGTGAGTTCTGGTTAGAGAAAGTTGTATTTCTTGGCCATGTCATCTCAGCAGAGGGAATTTATGTTGATCCGAAAAAGGTGGAAGCTATAATTAACTCGAATTCTCCGAGTAATGTACATGAGGTACGCAGTTTTCTAGGTTTGGCTGGTTATTACAGACGTTTTGTGAAAGATTTTTCTATTATTGCCTCACAACTAACAAAGTTACTACGGAAGGATGTGAAATTTATGTGGAGTCAGCAAT TGATGCTTCCAAGAATAATTTGGGTTATGTATTGA